One Bacillota bacterium genomic window, TACTAATACTTTTTTCGGAAAACAAAGTCATATCGACAAGATCCGGCACTCCCCCACCAAATTCTTCTCCAAGTTCATACCTCATGGCCAGATCACTTAAGGCCTGAACACCGTCCTCCCCCCCGACTCTTCCTTCGGACTCTATTTTATAGTTGCTTTCAGGTTCTAGTTCAGTAATTGTATATTTGATGGAATAATCATTTATTGCAATATCCTTAAGACTGCCTAGATCGCCATAAAAAGTCACTTGCTTTACATCGTTGGCTGTAACTAAATAATCGTTTATATTACCAGAATCAATTAGACCGATGGCTGCTTCCACACCTGACCTTGCAAAATGATACGCCTGGGTTTGATTTTCATCAAGTTCTGTGGCTAAAGTCTCCCGGGAACTGGCGAACCATACTGCTGTGCCCAGCAGAGTTGTTACAGTCATGATCATAAGAACTGAAAACATTGCTATTCCTTTTTGATTATTTAAAAACATAATTCCACATCCTTTAATGAACTTAAAAAATTACAAGAGAGTACTTAATCAAAATTTGATTACTCAAACCATATTATTAAATATTTGTTCAAAAACATTGTTTTTCCTTCTAATTGTAGCATAAAATTAGGTTGACTTTTATAATATCATGCTCAATGGGTATAAATTGCCTGCCAAATTTAAAAATGTAATATAAGTGATAAAAAAACAGTCTAAGCACAGCTAATGATTGTAAAATTAGTAAGAGAATTTGAGACGCTAGAAGGGGGAAATCGTTTGTCCGAGCAGGACTTAACTCGATGGGCCGGTACCTTCGACCGGGTGGCCCGTTACTTTGATATTATACGCCCGTTGTTTATCGACCCCTACCGGCAAGCGGCTAAATACACCCTGGGTCATATAAAAAGCGCGGGCAGTTCACCTGCATTGCTTGACATCGGTACGGGTACCGGCACACTGGCCGGGGTTTTTGCCGCCCAGGGTGCAAAAGTAACCGGTGTTGATATTTCCCGTGGCATGTTGGATCAGGCCAGAAAAAAATACGGTAGCCAGATTGATTTAGTTCAGGCTGCGGCCCATAACCCCGGCCCGTTTACAGATGACAGTTTCGATATAGTATCGGCAGCTTTCGTGCTGCATGAAATGTCTGCGGACTACCGGATACTGGTATTAGAGGAAATGAAGGGACTGGCCGGGAAAAAGGTACTGGTGATCGATTACATCCCCAACATCAACCCAATTTCACATTTGTTGAGCATATGGAGAAGAGCCATTATCGCCGGTTCTTAGCAGAAATTGACGACCAGTTACAGCAGATGTTTAAGAATTATGAAAAGAAAAAGTTGAACCATTTCATGGGCTTGTACCTGTGTGACGTCTGTAAGTGAACTGGCTTTGTTATTAAAAAGTTGTAAAGATTAGAGTGATAGGGGGAAATTAGAGTTTGGCTTTTTTGAAAAATATCACTTTTGATTGGGATCAAATAAAATTGAAAAACAAATATCCTTTTAATATCCCGGCACTATCTCAACTAAAAACATTGAACATGAATCACAATGTAATATTTTTCATCGGAGATAATGGAACAGGAAAGTCAACACTTCTGGAAGCAATTGCATTTAAGTGTGGTTTTGGCAATAAAGGCGGCGGGAAATATAATATAGTTGAGAACCCTGATAGTAGTCTAATGCTAGAGTCAATTATGACATTGTCATGGTTTCCTAAAGTAAATAATGGTTTTCTATTACGGGCCGAAACTTTTTTTGATTTTGCCAATTACATAGATAAACTGGCTGAAGATCCGTTTATTGGACCTCAAGTTTATGAATCTTACGGGGGAAAATCACTTCATAAACAATCACACGGTGAAGCATTTTTATCGCTTTTCACTAACAGGTTTAGAGGAAAAGGATTATATATTTTGGACGAGCCTGAAGCAGCTTTGTCTCCACAAAGGCAAATGGCTTTTTTGAGGATTATAAGCGATTTAGAACAATCAGGGGAAGCTCAGTTTTTAGTTGCTACACATTCACCAATACTTATGGCATATCCAAAGGCAGTTATATACAGTTTTGAGGCGGACACAATTAAACCAATTGATTATGAAGAAACAGAACACTATCAGTTAACGAAGGCCTTTTTGAATAACAGGGAAAGTTTTTTAAGACAGTTATTTCTGTTTTAGAATCGCCAATACTTATGAGGAGATAAGATGCCCAGTACGATACCCTATATGGTCTGCATCTTGTTTTCCAGCCATAACTGCATTAAATGTGCCTCCAGCATATTTGCTGCCGCAATCTCAGCTATAAACTGGTTTCTTTCCTGGGTATCCTGTTCCAACTGTGAAACAAATTTGGCATAACCCTCATGGGATTTCTTTTCGATAAAACTATAAATTTTTAAAATTTCTTTGGTGTCAGACACGGTATTCATGGTAACACCAAAAAATTTTCCAATTATGTCTCCACCGTCAACTATCAATGAAGGTTTTCCTCCAAGGTTGCGAATTATTCTGCTGATTTTCCCGATGTGCTCTTCTTCAACCTCCATAAACCGCCTAAACGCACGCCGGATTTCTTTGTCCTCGTGTTCTATATAATTCCCATACATCCCCAGATGACCA contains:
- a CDS encoding class I SAM-dependent methyltransferase, yielding MIVKLVREFETLEGGNRLSEQDLTRWAGTFDRVARYFDIIRPLFIDPYRQAAKYTLGHIKSAGSSPALLDIGTGTGTLAGVFAAQGAKVTGVDISRGMLDQARKKYGSQIDLVQAAAHNPGPFTDDSFDIVSAAFVLHEMSADYRILVLEEMKGLAGKKVLVIDYIPNINPISHLLSIWRRAIIAGS
- a CDS encoding ferritin-like domain-containing protein, translating into MDDEKLNKELNKILTLEHGHLGMYGNYIEHEDKEIRRAFRRFMEVEEEHIGKISRIIRNLGGKPSLIVDGGDIIGKFFGVTMNTVSDTKEILKIYSFIEKKSHEGYAKFVSQLEQDTQERNQFIAEIAAANMLEAHLMQLWLENKMQTI
- a CDS encoding AAA family ATPase: MAFLKNITFDWDQIKLKNKYPFNIPALSQLKTLNMNHNVIFFIGDNGTGKSTLLEAIAFKCGFGNKGGGKYNIVENPDSSLMLESIMTLSWFPKVNNGFLLRAETFFDFANYIDKLAEDPFIGPQVYESYGGKSLHKQSHGEAFLSLFTNRFRGKGLYILDEPEAALSPQRQMAFLRIISDLEQSGEAQFLVATHSPILMAYPKAVIYSFEADTIKPIDYEETEHYQLTKAFLNNRESFLRQLFLF